CCTTAACCTGGCCGAGGTCGTGACCAAGCTCCAGGACCGCGGTTTCACCGACGCCGAGATTGACGAAGCCCTCTCGCTGCTCGACCTTGATGTGCGTCCTTTTGACGAAGTGTGTGCGATCCTCGCCGGCAAGCTGCGTGGTACCACACGTCACGCGGGTCTGTCGCTCGGTGACCGGGCGTGCCTCGCCCTGGCGCAGTCGCTAGGAGCCACCGCGCTGACCACCGACCGCGCCTGGGACGCTCTCGATATCGGCATCCGCATCGAACTCGCGCGCTGATCATGGCCAACAACCTCCCCATCCCGTTGGAGCAAGGCGCGTTGCCGGACATGCTGCAAGCGGAAGTCGCGCGCGCGGCCGAATATGCCAAGGCCTCAAGGTCGCCGGCGACCCGGCGGGCCTACGCTTCGGACTGGGAAATTTTCACGCTTTGGTGCGACGAGCGAGGCATCGAGAGCCTGCCCGCCACCCCTGCGGCGGTCGCGATTTTCCTGTCGTCGCAGGCCGACAGCGGTCTGAAGAAGCCGACCATCGGCCGCAGGCTTGCCGCCATCGGCTATCATCACCGCCAGGCCGGGTTCGATCCACCGCAGGAACGGACGGGCGGCGCGGCGATCAAGCTGGTGCTGGAAGGCATTCGCAACGAGAAAAAGCACGAGCGTCCGGACCGCAAGCGCCCGGCGGACGCCGACATGCTGCGCGACATGCTCCGGACCATCGAGGGCGATGATCTGCGCGCGACCCGGGACCGCGCGGTGCTCGCGATCGGCATGGCCGCGGCGCTGCGGCGGTCCGAACTGGTCGCGCTGCAGACCAACCACGTCGAACTCACCGCCGAGGGCCTGCGTCTGCTGATCGGCCATTCGAAAACCGATCAGGCGGGCGAAGGCGCGACCATCGCGATCCCCGAAGGCCGGCGTATCCGGCCCAAGGCGCTGCTGCTGGCGTGGACGAACGCCGCGCTGGAGGCGGCGCACCGTTTCAATGACCCGCGCATCAGCTTCGAGGACGGGCCGCTCTTCCGGCGCCTCACCCGCAGTGGGGGGCTGACCGCCAATCCCATGTCGGACCGCGCGGTCGCGCGTCTGGTGCAACGCTGCGCGGCGGCGGCCGGGTTTGATCCCACCGATTATGCCGGCCATTCGTTGCGGTCGGGCTTTCTTACCGAAGCAGCGCGACAGGGCGCGAGCATCTTCAAGATGCGCGATGTCAGCCGGCATAAGTCGGTGCAGG
The genomic region above belongs to Sphingobium aromaticiconvertens and contains:
- a CDS encoding type II toxin-antitoxin system VapC family toxin, with amino-acid sequence LNLAEVVTKLQDRGFTDAEIDEALSLLDLDVRPFDEVCAILAGKLRGTTRHAGLSLGDRACLALAQSLGATALTTDRAWDALDIGIRIELAR
- a CDS encoding site-specific integrase; translated protein: MANNLPIPLEQGALPDMLQAEVARAAEYAKASRSPATRRAYASDWEIFTLWCDERGIESLPATPAAVAIFLSSQADSGLKKPTIGRRLAAIGYHHRQAGFDPPQERTGGAAIKLVLEGIRNEKKHERPDRKRPADADMLRDMLRTIEGDDLRATRDRAVLAIGMAAALRRSELVALQTNHVELTAEGLRLLIGHSKTDQAGEGATIAIPEGRRIRPKALLLAWTNAALEAAHRFNDPRISFEDGPLFRRLTRSGGLTANPMSDRAVARLVQRCAAAAGFDPTDYAGHSLRSGFLTEAARQGASIFKMRDVSRHKSVQVLSDYVRDFEMFRDHAGAKFL